The proteins below come from a single Prolixibacter sp. NT017 genomic window:
- the rnr gene encoding ribonuclease R — protein sequence MVKKKKKKKLRFNKAGLKKAVLDIFYADPKKTFNYKQLSAELFIRDMPTKKLIHVVLEELRDNENLEEISRGKYKLRSKGGYITGVVELTQQGFGFVISDEIDQDVFVSAANLKRAMHGDKVKVYLYARRKKHNPEGEVVEILERAKTTFVGTVEVSKFHAFLIPTQKTPFDLFIPKEKLNGAKNGQKAIAKILEWPERAKNPYAEIVEVLGDVGENETEMHAILAEFDLPYKFPGKVEKAAEQIPLEIPKEEYANRRDFRKVPTFTIDPADAKDFDDALSVQKLDNGFWEVGVHIADVTHYVQPNSILEEEAYNRATSVYLVDRVVPMLPERLSNGVCSLRPNEDKLCFSAVFQLDDKANVHHRWLGRTVIHSDRRFAYEEAQEVIETGDGDMKEEILTLDRLAKELRNQRFQNGSISFDRIEVKFDIDEDGKPLGIIFKVSKDANKLIEEFMLLANKYVAEFIGKPTPNKKAKTFVYRIHDKPDPDKLDSFNHFIKRFGYGIQTNNPKAVSDSMNKLLTNVEGKKEQNVIETLAIRTMARAEYSTRNIGHYGLSFEYYTHFTSPIRRYPDMMVHRLLARYLDGGRSVVAQKWEEMCKHSSDMEVRASNAERSSVKYKQVEFMSDHVGEEFKGVISGVTDWGIYVELEENKCEGMVPLRDLTDDFYEFDEKNYCIIGSHTHKRYQLGDEVNVEIVRTNLQKKQMDFRLVEDGE from the coding sequence AAAAAGAAGAAACTAAGATTCAATAAAGCCGGCCTGAAAAAGGCGGTGCTCGATATTTTTTACGCCGACCCGAAAAAGACTTTCAACTACAAACAGCTTTCCGCTGAACTCTTTATTCGTGATATGCCAACCAAAAAGTTGATTCATGTCGTGCTGGAGGAGTTGAGAGATAATGAAAACCTCGAGGAAATCAGCCGCGGAAAGTACAAGCTGCGCTCGAAAGGCGGTTACATTACCGGCGTGGTCGAACTGACGCAGCAAGGCTTTGGCTTTGTAATTTCCGACGAAATCGATCAGGATGTATTCGTTTCGGCAGCCAACCTGAAAAGGGCAATGCATGGCGACAAGGTGAAGGTTTACCTTTATGCCCGACGAAAGAAACACAATCCGGAAGGCGAAGTGGTCGAGATTTTGGAACGGGCCAAAACCACTTTCGTGGGAACGGTCGAAGTTTCGAAATTTCATGCTTTCCTGATTCCGACACAAAAGACGCCGTTCGATCTTTTTATTCCGAAAGAAAAACTAAACGGTGCCAAAAACGGGCAAAAAGCTATCGCGAAAATTTTGGAGTGGCCCGAACGCGCTAAAAATCCTTATGCCGAAATTGTTGAGGTGCTGGGAGATGTGGGCGAAAATGAAACGGAAATGCACGCTATCCTTGCGGAGTTTGACTTGCCTTATAAATTTCCCGGTAAGGTGGAGAAAGCGGCTGAACAAATTCCATTGGAAATCCCGAAAGAGGAATATGCCAACCGGCGCGATTTCCGCAAGGTTCCAACTTTTACCATCGACCCGGCTGACGCCAAGGATTTCGACGATGCGCTCTCTGTTCAAAAGCTTGACAACGGTTTTTGGGAGGTCGGGGTGCACATTGCCGATGTGACGCATTATGTGCAGCCGAATTCGATTCTCGAGGAAGAAGCGTATAACCGGGCGACTTCGGTCTACCTGGTCGATCGCGTGGTGCCCATGTTGCCGGAAAGGCTCTCGAATGGCGTTTGTTCACTGCGGCCCAACGAGGATAAGCTTTGCTTTTCGGCCGTTTTTCAGTTGGATGACAAGGCGAACGTACATCACCGGTGGTTAGGTCGCACGGTCATTCACTCCGACCGGCGCTTTGCTTACGAAGAGGCGCAGGAAGTGATCGAAACGGGCGATGGCGACATGAAGGAGGAAATCCTGACGCTCGATAGGTTGGCGAAAGAGTTGCGAAATCAGCGGTTCCAGAATGGTTCCATTTCGTTCGATCGCATCGAGGTGAAATTCGATATCGACGAGGATGGAAAACCGCTGGGCATTATTTTCAAAGTATCAAAAGATGCCAACAAACTCATCGAAGAGTTCATGTTGCTGGCCAACAAATATGTCGCGGAATTCATTGGAAAGCCGACGCCGAACAAAAAAGCGAAAACGTTCGTCTACCGTATCCACGATAAGCCTGATCCGGATAAGCTCGATTCGTTCAACCATTTCATCAAACGTTTTGGCTATGGTATTCAAACCAACAACCCGAAAGCTGTTTCCGATTCGATGAACAAACTTCTGACGAATGTCGAAGGGAAGAAAGAGCAGAATGTGATCGAAACATTGGCCATTCGTACCATGGCCCGGGCCGAATATTCAACCCGGAATATTGGTCACTACGGTTTATCTTTCGAGTACTACACGCATTTTACCTCGCCTATTCGGCGTTACCCCGATATGATGGTACATCGCCTCCTGGCCCGTTATCTCGATGGTGGTCGTTCGGTAGTGGCCCAGAAATGGGAAGAGATGTGTAAACATTCGTCGGATATGGAAGTGCGGGCCAGTAATGCCGAGCGGTCGTCGGTGAAATACAAGCAGGTTGAGTTTATGAGCGATCACGTCGGAGAGGAATTCAAAGGCGTTATTTCCGGTGTAACTGACTGGGGGATTTACGTTGAATTGGAAGAAAACAAATGCGAGGGTATGGTTCCTTTACGCGATCTGACCGACGATTTTTACGAGTTTGACGAGAAAAACTATTGCATTATCGGAAGTCATACGCACAAACGCTACCAACTGGGTGATGAAGTCAATGTGGAAATTGTTCGTACCAACCTGCAGAAGAAACAGATGGATTTTCGGTTGGTAGAAGATGGTGAATAA
- a CDS encoding TetR/AcrR family transcriptional regulator: MSTENGSSKRDAVRENILTIAQEIFSKYGYKKTTLDDIANAVRKGKSSLYYYFSSKEDLFQEVVQKEADILRAELSKVLLKNISPEEKLKDYIMTKITTYRQLANFYNAIENDLAAVEFVDKIKSQYDQEEIRMMKRILLEGARRGKFSVRDFTLVAIGITTAIRGLEMPLSAGPYKSTDLEKSVDAIVRIINYGIMKRD; the protein is encoded by the coding sequence ATGAGTACTGAAAACGGAAGTTCAAAGCGCGATGCCGTTCGGGAAAACATTCTGACCATTGCACAGGAGATTTTTAGTAAATATGGTTACAAAAAAACCACGCTTGACGACATAGCCAATGCCGTCAGGAAAGGTAAAAGCTCGCTGTATTATTATTTCAGCAGTAAAGAGGATTTGTTCCAGGAAGTGGTGCAGAAGGAAGCCGACATACTCCGGGCTGAATTATCGAAGGTGCTCTTGAAGAATATTAGTCCTGAAGAGAAGCTGAAGGACTATATTATGACGAAAATTACCACCTACCGTCAGCTGGCGAATTTCTACAACGCCATTGAAAACGATTTGGCTGCGGTGGAGTTTGTGGATAAAATCAAGTCGCAATACGACCAGGAAGAAATTCGGATGATGAAGCGTATTTTGCTGGAAGGCGCCCGTCGTGGGAAATTTTCCGTACGTGATTTTACGCTGGTGGCCATCGGGATTACGACCGCGATTCGCGGACTGGAAATGCCGCTTTCGGCCGGTCCTTACAAATCAACCGATCTGGAGAAAAGTGTGGATGCGATTGTCCGTATCATCAACTATGGTATCATGAAAAGGGATTGA
- a CDS encoding radical SAM protein — protein sequence MSTFLFDQTIFGPVKSRRLGVSLGINLLPNDTKVCSFDCIYCECGWTPHKREKKAELPSRETVARLLREKLAEMKNAGEAPDVLTFAGNGEPTLHPDFADIIDDTISIRNEYFPDARIAVLSNSTMLHKPKVVEALKKVDDNILKLDSAIPETIQLLDCPLGRFHLVEVVNNMKKFEGKLTVQTMFIRGEFSGHQIDNTTEEELSAWLKLLAEISPERVMIYTIARDTPTQNLSKVTTDDLEKIATRVKDKLGIDVQVSG from the coding sequence ATGTCCACATTTCTTTTCGACCAAACTATTTTCGGCCCCGTCAAAAGTCGCCGACTAGGGGTTTCGCTAGGCATCAACCTGCTCCCCAACGACACCAAAGTCTGCTCGTTCGACTGCATCTATTGCGAGTGTGGCTGGACTCCACACAAACGGGAAAAGAAAGCCGAACTACCTTCACGGGAAACCGTTGCCCGACTGCTGCGCGAAAAACTGGCGGAGATGAAAAACGCGGGGGAAGCTCCCGATGTGTTGACCTTTGCAGGAAACGGAGAGCCGACACTTCATCCCGATTTTGCTGATATTATCGATGACACCATCTCCATCCGGAACGAATACTTTCCTGATGCCCGAATAGCAGTCCTTTCTAATTCGACCATGTTGCACAAACCGAAGGTGGTAGAAGCACTGAAAAAAGTGGATGACAACATCCTGAAACTCGACTCGGCTATCCCCGAAACCATCCAGTTGCTCGATTGCCCGCTGGGGCGTTTTCACTTAGTGGAAGTGGTAAATAACATGAAGAAATTCGAAGGGAAGCTGACCGTTCAAACCATGTTTATCCGGGGAGAGTTTTCGGGCCACCAGATTGACAATACTACCGAAGAAGAGCTTTCGGCCTGGTTGAAACTGTTGGCAGAAATTAGCCCTGAACGAGTGATGATATACACCATTGCCCGTGATACGCCCACACAGAATCTTTCGAAAGTGACGACTGACGATCTGGAAAAAATTGCCACCCGCGTGAAGGATAAATTGGGTATTGATGTGCAGGTAAGCGGGTAA
- a CDS encoding amidohydrolase family protein, which produces MFTGNGKVYKNGIVVTEKDGTIKEIIDTGGQLPEKANVKFYSGVIVPGFVNAHCHLELSHLRNTFPEKTGMAEFLSRIVKQREIQEDLIKEAARIADAEMQRNGIVAVGDIANNPLAFDTKKSSPIQYHTFIEALGFSPARADAAFEYTSLLQKKAFALGINASVVPHAPYSISEQLFHKIGELALEQNAILTMHNQESKEENELYQTGKGKIAKHIRKNLGIDLKSFHPTGKNSLESVLPFLPASSQLLLVHNTFTGKEELDWLHANRDEGKTSLVLCPNSNLFIEDRLPDVELLRSNGLSICLGTDSLSSNHSLSVLDEMITLHQYFPDIPFGELVQWATGNGAKALRMDEQLGTIAPGKKPGLNLITGMDLQQLKLLSGSRVKRLI; this is translated from the coding sequence ATATTCACCGGTAACGGAAAAGTTTACAAAAACGGGATCGTTGTAACCGAAAAGGATGGCACCATTAAAGAAATCATCGACACCGGTGGTCAACTGCCGGAAAAAGCCAACGTAAAATTTTACAGCGGAGTTATCGTTCCGGGATTCGTGAATGCGCACTGCCACCTCGAGTTATCGCATCTGAGAAATACGTTTCCGGAAAAAACCGGCATGGCCGAATTTCTTTCGCGCATTGTCAAACAACGCGAAATACAGGAAGACCTCATCAAAGAAGCGGCCCGGATTGCCGACGCTGAAATGCAGCGAAACGGAATTGTGGCGGTGGGAGATATTGCCAACAATCCACTGGCTTTCGACACGAAAAAATCGTCGCCTATTCAGTATCACACCTTCATCGAAGCATTAGGATTTTCTCCCGCAAGAGCCGATGCAGCTTTTGAATACACCTCACTCTTGCAGAAGAAAGCGTTCGCCCTTGGAATAAATGCTTCGGTTGTTCCCCACGCACCTTATTCCATTTCGGAGCAACTTTTCCATAAAATAGGTGAACTGGCGTTAGAACAGAACGCGATTCTCACCATGCATAACCAGGAGAGCAAAGAGGAAAACGAACTCTACCAAACGGGAAAAGGCAAGATCGCCAAGCACATCAGGAAAAATCTCGGCATCGATCTAAAATCGTTTCATCCTACCGGGAAGAATTCGCTGGAAAGCGTATTGCCGTTTTTGCCGGCCTCGAGCCAGTTACTCCTCGTACACAATACGTTTACCGGAAAAGAAGAACTCGATTGGCTCCATGCTAACCGCGACGAGGGGAAAACATCGCTGGTGTTGTGCCCCAATTCCAATTTATTTATCGAAGATCGTCTCCCGGATGTGGAACTACTCCGCTCCAACGGACTGAGTATCTGCCTTGGCACCGATAGTCTGTCGTCCAATCATTCGCTGTCGGTACTCGACGAAATGATTACCCTTCACCAGTATTTCCCCGACATACCATTCGGTGAACTGGTGCAATGGGCTACCGGAAACGGCGCGAAAGCCCTTCGGATGGACGAGCAACTCGGTACGATTGCACCCGGGAAAAAACCCGGTCTGAATCTCATCACCGGCATGGATTTGCAACAACTGAAATTACTGTCGGGATCGCGGGTAAAACGGCTAATCTAA
- a CDS encoding DUF4296 domain-containing protein produces MRTKIFILISTLWLLASCSDSNKIPKGILPQKQMVDLLVDMHLSEAINGQRFRLDQTTKNFSNDLYFSICKKHDVDPDVFAKSVLYYGKHPEKYDAIYDQVLNRLNEMEEQAKKEEPKLKPDDGKK; encoded by the coding sequence ATGCGGACAAAAATTTTCATACTCATATCGACGCTATGGCTGCTGGCTTCGTGCTCCGACAGTAATAAAATTCCGAAAGGAATTCTCCCTCAAAAACAGATGGTGGATCTGCTGGTCGATATGCACCTCTCGGAGGCCATCAACGGTCAACGATTCCGACTCGATCAAACCACCAAAAATTTTTCCAACGACCTTTATTTTTCCATTTGCAAGAAACACGACGTCGACCCGGATGTATTTGCCAAATCGGTGCTCTACTATGGCAAACATCCCGAAAAATATGATGCCATTTACGACCAGGTTCTGAACCGGCTTAACGAGATGGAAGAACAGGCAAAGAAAGAAGAACCCAAACTCAAGCCCGACGATGGCAAAAAATAA
- a CDS encoding ABC transporter ATP-binding protein, with translation MIEIKNLCKSFEERPVLKDISTKFEKGKTNLIIGQSGSGKTVLLKSIVGLLEIDEGEILYNGEDVAHFSNKERKSLRQDIGMVFQGGALFDSLTVEENVRFPLDMFSKQTEKEKLERVNFCLERVDIKGANELYPAEISGGMRKRVAIARAIVLNPKYLFCDEPNSGLDPMTSILIDNLINQITRDLDITTIINTHDMNSVMEIGDNILFISHGEKWWEGNKNEILYTSNEKLNDFVFASPLYREMRTLKKQELKDEQS, from the coding sequence ATGATCGAGATAAAAAACCTGTGCAAATCCTTCGAAGAACGCCCGGTTCTGAAAGATATATCCACCAAATTCGAGAAAGGAAAAACCAATCTGATTATCGGACAAAGCGGTTCGGGTAAGACCGTTTTGCTGAAATCCATTGTTGGCTTACTCGAGATTGATGAGGGAGAAATTCTGTACAACGGAGAAGATGTGGCCCACTTCTCAAATAAAGAACGGAAAAGTTTGCGGCAGGATATCGGCATGGTTTTCCAGGGCGGTGCGTTGTTCGATTCCCTTACGGTAGAAGAAAATGTGCGCTTTCCGCTCGACATGTTCAGCAAGCAAACAGAAAAGGAAAAGCTTGAACGGGTTAACTTCTGCCTCGAACGGGTTGACATCAAAGGTGCCAACGAATTATATCCGGCGGAGATTTCGGGAGGGATGCGCAAACGTGTAGCAATTGCCCGGGCTATCGTGCTCAATCCGAAATACCTGTTTTGTGACGAGCCCAACTCGGGTCTCGACCCGATGACCTCCATTCTGATTGACAACCTGATCAATCAGATTACGCGCGACCTGGACATCACGACCATTATCAACACACACGATATGAACTCGGTAATGGAAATTGGTGACAACATTCTGTTCATTTCGCATGGAGAAAAATGGTGGGAAGGGAATAAAAACGAAATTCTTTACACGTCGAATGAGAAGCTGAACGACTTTGTTTTTGCTTCACCGCTTTACCGCGAGATGCGGACGCTGAAAAAGCAGGAATTAAAAGACGAACAATCATAG
- a CDS encoding ABC transporter permease yields the protein MKFFFHLGQYMLLMKKVFSKPEKGRIYWRQLLVEIEKLGIDSIGIVVIISVFMGGIITLQLTYNLTNPFMPSYLIGLGNRDTLILEFSSTVLSLMLAGKVGANIATEIGSMRITEQIDSMEIMGVNSASFLILPKIIAVVFVSPMLFILSIATGLVGGLIAGPMAGVVTTAQYLNGVTYAFVPYYVTFSGLKTLVFGFLIASVPAYKGYYVDGGALEVGKVSTQSVVTTSILILFFDLILTQIFFK from the coding sequence ATGAAATTCTTCTTCCACCTGGGCCAGTATATGTTACTGATGAAGAAAGTATTCAGCAAGCCGGAAAAAGGCCGGATTTACTGGCGTCAGTTACTGGTTGAGATCGAAAAACTTGGAATCGATTCCATTGGTATCGTGGTAATCATATCGGTTTTCATGGGAGGAATTATCACCCTTCAGTTAACCTATAACCTGACCAATCCGTTTATGCCAAGCTACTTGATTGGGCTTGGCAACCGCGATACACTCATACTCGAATTCTCTTCGACGGTTCTTAGCCTGATGTTGGCCGGGAAAGTAGGTGCCAACATTGCTACCGAAATAGGAAGTATGCGAATCACCGAGCAGATAGATTCGATGGAGATTATGGGGGTCAATTCGGCTTCGTTTCTCATTCTTCCCAAAATTATTGCGGTAGTTTTTGTGAGTCCTATGCTTTTCATCCTGAGCATTGCGACGGGACTGGTTGGTGGTTTAATCGCAGGTCCAATGGCCGGAGTTGTCACAACCGCTCAGTATCTAAATGGTGTGACTTATGCATTCGTGCCTTACTATGTCACCTTTTCGGGATTGAAAACGCTGGTATTCGGTTTCCTCATTGCATCGGTGCCGGCATACAAAGGTTATTATGTCGATGGAGGTGCGCTCGAGGTAGGAAAAGTAAGTACGCAGTCGGTGGTAACAACCAGTATTTTAATTCTCTTTTTTGATTTAATTCTGACGCAAATCTTCTTCAAATGA
- a CDS encoding mannose-1-phosphate guanylyltransferase, with translation MDNCNNYCVIMAGGIGSRFWPLSTQDRPKQFIDILGVGKSLLQLTFERFNKIFPAENILIVTSERYREMVLEQLPQLDSDQVLCEPLRRNTAPCMAYATHKILSRCKDANIVVAPSDHLILKEDAFLEEIRKGMDFTEKNNALLTLGIKPSRPETGYGYIQVADSCEYADYDNLYHVKTFTEKPDRKMAQLFMETGEFFWNSGIFIWSVQAIHEALSKYLPDVNTIFEKGYKYYHTEDEVHFINKAYSECPNISIDYGIMEKADNVYVLCSDFGWSDLGTWGSLHENHHVDENQNAVWGDKVFLYETRDSIINMQGEKTAVVQGLEGYIVVETDNTLLICKKDDEQQIRQFVADVNLAEEKK, from the coding sequence ATGGACAATTGCAATAATTACTGCGTCATTATGGCTGGTGGTATCGGAAGTCGATTCTGGCCGCTCAGTACACAAGACAGACCGAAACAATTTATTGATATTCTGGGAGTAGGAAAGTCTTTACTTCAACTCACTTTTGAACGCTTCAACAAGATATTCCCTGCTGAAAATATACTGATAGTAACCAGTGAGCGCTACCGCGAAATGGTGTTGGAGCAGCTGCCTCAGCTGGATTCTGACCAGGTGCTGTGTGAGCCACTCAGACGAAATACAGCGCCTTGTATGGCTTATGCGACCCATAAAATTCTTAGCCGCTGTAAAGATGCCAACATCGTTGTGGCTCCATCCGACCATCTGATTTTGAAAGAAGATGCATTCCTGGAGGAGATTCGTAAAGGCATGGATTTCACCGAGAAGAATAACGCACTTTTAACGCTTGGTATTAAACCAAGCAGGCCCGAAACGGGGTACGGATATATCCAGGTAGCAGACAGTTGTGAGTACGCTGATTACGATAACCTGTATCATGTAAAAACATTTACCGAAAAGCCCGATCGGAAAATGGCTCAACTGTTTATGGAGACGGGCGAGTTCTTTTGGAATTCGGGTATCTTTATCTGGTCTGTGCAAGCCATTCACGAAGCATTGTCGAAGTACCTTCCGGATGTAAATACCATTTTCGAGAAGGGCTACAAATATTACCATACAGAGGATGAAGTCCATTTCATCAATAAAGCGTATTCTGAATGTCCGAATATTTCCATCGATTACGGGATTATGGAAAAAGCGGATAACGTTTATGTTCTATGTTCCGATTTTGGCTGGTCCGATCTGGGAACCTGGGGCTCCCTTCACGAAAATCATCATGTCGATGAAAATCAGAATGCCGTTTGGGGAGACAAGGTTTTTCTGTATGAAACCAGAGATAGCATCATCAATATGCAAGGTGAGAAAACCGCGGTGGTCCAGGGGCTGGAAGGATACATTGTCGTGGAAACAGACAATACCCTGTTGATTTGCAAAAAGGATGATGAGCAGCAAATCAGGCAGTTTGTTGCAGATGTGAATCTGGCGGAAGAGAAAAAGTAA
- a CDS encoding peptidylprolyl isomerase — translation MQRKIHLFLALAILFLASCSHSGKTGKQKGPVVLIKTEYGNMKVLLYNETPQHRDNFLKLVKQGFYNGLLFHRVIPEFMIQGGDPKSRDAEPGQMLGNGGPGYTLPAEFRPDLIHKKGALAAARLGDQANPEKRSSGSQFYIVEGKVFTPKALDSLEALRTQHEAQTIYHQLFMKKADSVRILQEQGKQIEYADMLDRLEKQAQDSAALHPFHFTRQQRETYTTIGGVPHLDGNYTVFGEVIEGLNVIDSIAHVKTDEHDRPVKDVKMSMKILKD, via the coding sequence ATGCAACGAAAAATCCATCTTTTCCTGGCGCTGGCCATCCTGTTCCTCGCGTCCTGTTCTCATTCCGGTAAAACCGGAAAACAAAAAGGACCGGTCGTACTGATAAAAACAGAATATGGCAACATGAAAGTGTTGTTGTACAACGAAACACCACAACACCGCGATAATTTCCTGAAACTGGTCAAGCAGGGATTTTACAACGGACTGCTTTTCCACCGCGTAATTCCTGAGTTTATGATTCAGGGCGGCGATCCGAAGTCGCGGGATGCGGAGCCCGGTCAGATGTTGGGAAACGGTGGCCCGGGTTACACCCTTCCGGCAGAATTCCGGCCCGATTTGATTCATAAGAAAGGTGCCCTGGCAGCGGCGCGCCTGGGCGATCAGGCCAATCCCGAAAAACGCTCGTCCGGTTCTCAGTTTTACATCGTCGAAGGGAAAGTATTTACACCGAAAGCCCTGGATTCGCTGGAAGCATTGCGTACGCAGCATGAAGCTCAGACAATTTATCATCAGTTGTTTATGAAAAAGGCCGATTCGGTACGCATATTGCAGGAGCAAGGGAAGCAGATTGAGTATGCGGACATGCTCGATCGACTGGAAAAGCAGGCTCAGGATAGTGCCGCTTTGCATCCGTTCCACTTTACGAGACAGCAACGGGAAACTTATACCACCATTGGCGGCGTTCCGCATCTCGATGGCAACTACACCGTATTTGGTGAGGTGATTGAAGGCCTGAATGTAATCGATTCCATTGCTCACGTAAAAACGGATGAGCACGACAGGCCCGTGAAAGATGTGAAGATGAGCATGAAAATATTGAAGGATTAG
- a CDS encoding peptidylprolyl isomerase, whose translation MKKIVFLLVLFFAVIAAKAQQPEHVVVISTNFGDMKCKLYNDTPKHRDKFLQEVRKGYYNGTLFYRVIHNFLIQGGAADSRNAPPGKRIGYGDPAFTVDDEIRPNHFHKKGALCAPRQPDKVNPFKQSDISQFYIVEGRVFRPGELDTMELANNVPIKKQIVSQILTPEIKAKLKKLKEEKKVKEFRAIANPIKGQIETEYALNPHVLKFSKAQRKAYTTVGGYPELDGKYTVFGEVIDGFDVIDKIAAMKTDKNARPLTDVKILNIKVIK comes from the coding sequence GTGAAGAAGATCGTTTTCTTGTTGGTATTATTTTTTGCAGTAATTGCTGCTAAAGCTCAGCAGCCCGAACATGTTGTGGTTATCTCAACGAACTTCGGTGATATGAAGTGCAAATTGTATAACGACACACCGAAGCACCGCGACAAATTTCTGCAGGAGGTCAGGAAGGGATATTACAACGGAACCTTGTTCTACAGGGTGATTCATAATTTTTTGATTCAGGGAGGAGCTGCTGATTCGCGAAATGCGCCTCCGGGGAAGCGCATTGGCTATGGAGATCCGGCGTTCACGGTCGACGATGAGATTCGTCCAAACCATTTCCACAAGAAAGGAGCTTTGTGTGCTCCCCGCCAACCCGACAAAGTGAATCCGTTCAAGCAATCCGATATTTCGCAGTTTTATATTGTCGAAGGACGTGTTTTTCGTCCGGGAGAATTGGATACCATGGAACTGGCAAACAATGTTCCCATCAAAAAGCAAATCGTCAGTCAGATTCTGACACCCGAAATTAAAGCTAAGCTGAAGAAGCTGAAAGAAGAGAAAAAAGTGAAGGAATTCAGGGCGATTGCCAATCCAATTAAAGGACAAATCGAAACCGAATATGCTTTGAACCCTCACGTACTGAAGTTCTCCAAAGCACAGCGAAAAGCTTATACAACTGTTGGCGGTTATCCGGAACTGGACGGCAAGTACACAGTTTTTGGCGAAGTGATTGATGGCTTTGATGTCATTGATAAGATTGCTGCAATGAAGACAGACAAAAATGCTCGTCCCCTCACGGATGTGAAAATTTTAAATATTAAAGTGATCAAATAA
- a CDS encoding peptidylprolyl isomerase, translated as MRQLLILTLAVVLVSCGGSGKKGNTSGETDTKTEKKAPEKVSFGKFLPSIFSVTTYDGKRRLEQGMGFFLNDSVAVSLYSFFGNSNRAIVQPLDGNKTYEVAGFLAVDRINDLVLLKIKGLRRPGLKLYTGHVPQAALTYLVNPIRGNTVPVGTGKMLEESTIQGNHVFRISNVIYGSTCGRPVFLKNREVLGVGNLYSAGIDQDYLAIPAELVEKLLKKQAEPLKPLSRLGGKVPPAVSAANAKIKGVLVETDYGNITIKLFNNMPLYRDNFLKLVREHYYDSLLWHRVIAKFVIQTGAADTRHAKPDDMVGWKGPGYTLPANINPKYFHRRGMVGVPRLPDSQNNYKRSDGSQFYIVVGRKYSDSELDDIEKENHIKFSPEQRRVYKTIGGAPTLDGEYTIFGEVTSGMDVADRIDTVSVDKYYRPLRDIRVKRIRILK; from the coding sequence ATGAGACAACTGTTGATTCTGACGCTCGCGGTAGTATTGGTTTCCTGTGGAGGCTCGGGAAAAAAAGGCAATACGTCTGGTGAAACGGATACAAAAACCGAGAAGAAAGCGCCGGAGAAAGTCTCATTTGGAAAATTCTTGCCCTCTATTTTTTCAGTTACCACCTACGATGGGAAACGTCGCCTGGAACAGGGAATGGGTTTCTTCTTGAACGACAGTGTGGCTGTTAGCCTCTATTCGTTTTTCGGAAATTCGAATCGTGCCATCGTGCAGCCGCTGGATGGAAATAAGACTTACGAGGTGGCTGGATTTCTGGCAGTCGATCGGATCAACGATTTGGTATTACTGAAGATAAAAGGTTTGCGCCGGCCCGGATTGAAATTGTATACAGGCCATGTTCCGCAAGCTGCGCTGACCTATCTGGTTAATCCCATACGGGGAAATACGGTTCCCGTTGGTACGGGAAAAATGCTTGAAGAATCGACCATACAGGGGAACCATGTTTTCCGGATATCCAACGTGATTTATGGATCGACCTGTGGCCGACCGGTTTTTCTTAAGAACCGTGAGGTGTTGGGGGTTGGCAACCTCTATTCTGCCGGCATCGATCAGGACTACCTGGCCATTCCGGCTGAACTTGTTGAGAAGCTGTTGAAGAAGCAGGCTGAGCCACTGAAGCCGCTTTCGCGCCTGGGAGGGAAAGTTCCTCCCGCAGTAAGTGCTGCCAATGCCAAAATCAAGGGTGTGTTGGTCGAAACCGACTATGGTAACATTACCATCAAGCTTTTCAATAATATGCCGCTTTACCGCGACAATTTCCTGAAGCTTGTCCGGGAGCATTACTATGACTCATTGTTGTGGCACCGGGTCATTGCCAAATTCGTGATTCAAACCGGTGCGGCTGATACACGACATGCAAAGCCCGACGACATGGTAGGTTGGAAAGGACCGGGTTACACACTGCCGGCCAACATCAACCCGAAATATTTCCACCGCCGTGGAATGGTAGGAGTGCCCCGTCTTCCCGATAGTCAAAACAATTATAAGCGTTCGGACGGAAGTCAGTTTTATATTGTGGTGGGTAGAAAGTACTCCGATAGCGAGCTGGATGATATTGAAAAGGAGAACCACATCAAGTTCTCGCCTGAGCAACGCCGGGTGTACAAAACCATTGGTGGAGCTCCCACGCTGGACGGCGAATATACCATCTTTGGTGAAGTGACTTCGGGAATGGACGTGGCGGACCGGATCGATACCGTGAGTGTAGATAAATACTACCGCCCGTTGCGCGATATTCGCGTGAAGCGTATTCGTATCCTGAAGTGA